From Flavobacterium alkalisoli, the proteins below share one genomic window:
- a CDS encoding PcfJ domain-containing protein produces the protein METQVTMAMAAMEVRATGFVAIVERASKQPQDLIGKGTTIESAICHYFSTMSAVNHVWRRETFKGILIHIYSEGCYTMLRNPEFIGVLANMSFFGNKMVRSVDAWKKKGFTAEDQLKSFVKHCFAQYDVPEFMVNAFGEENKVHMLWYIQMGRGDSIKKLSGFPVAFTCKMAHEFRNTPSDMSVNKAIRRAQALGFGAEKQRAELIAWSALSDSFENEAFRTELVKFFATVKGEISLDVFQTVLEYVFYIRAQNAAFTMKGRTWDALLRQAVEWEREMLKRKAAESYNQWKPAAITNFYIEKEDEVFSIIQLTNSEAIYEEGYEMSHCVADYTDACAGGESAIFSLRKFTHENSDFERLATIEVDVVAKEIVQAQARYNEMISEKANEVIIKWAKQEGLSADYDFYVPVHNEPQPAIQLPQAAGNPPMQRQNYEPYRDAGFKETTSDRNIGYIIIAIMKILWLIAKCSQE, from the coding sequence ATGGAAACACAAGTAACAATGGCTATGGCAGCTATGGAAGTAAGGGCGACAGGTTTTGTTGCCATTGTAGAAAGGGCCAGTAAACAGCCGCAGGATCTTATTGGGAAAGGAACGACAATAGAAAGTGCTATTTGTCACTATTTCTCAACAATGAGTGCCGTTAACCATGTTTGGAGAAGGGAAACCTTTAAAGGTATACTTATTCACATATACAGCGAAGGTTGTTATACCATGCTAAGAAACCCTGAGTTTATAGGGGTATTGGCAAACATGAGTTTTTTTGGCAATAAGATGGTTAGGAGTGTTGATGCCTGGAAAAAGAAAGGTTTTACGGCAGAAGACCAGTTGAAGAGTTTTGTAAAACACTGTTTCGCACAGTATGATGTTCCTGAGTTTATGGTAAATGCTTTTGGCGAGGAGAACAAAGTACATATGTTGTGGTATATCCAAATGGGTAGGGGAGATAGTATTAAGAAGCTAAGCGGTTTTCCTGTAGCCTTCACGTGTAAAATGGCTCACGAATTCAGGAATACGCCAAGCGATATGTCTGTAAACAAAGCTATAAGGAGGGCGCAGGCTTTAGGTTTTGGGGCTGAAAAACAAAGGGCAGAACTAATTGCGTGGTCTGCTTTGAGTGACAGTTTTGAAAACGAAGCTTTCAGGACAGAATTGGTTAAGTTTTTTGCTACTGTAAAAGGTGAGATTAGCCTGGATGTGTTTCAAACGGTTTTAGAATATGTATTCTACATAAGAGCCCAAAATGCTGCTTTCACTATGAAAGGCAGGACATGGGATGCTTTGTTGAGGCAGGCCGTTGAATGGGAAAGGGAGATGTTGAAGAGAAAAGCTGCGGAAAGCTATAACCAATGGAAACCGGCAGCAATAACCAACTTTTATATTGAGAAAGAAGATGAGGTGTTTAGTATTATACAGTTAACAAACTCTGAAGCAATATATGAGGAAGGTTATGAGATGTCTCACTGTGTGGCCGATTATACAGATGCTTGTGCAGGCGGCGAATCAGCTATTTTCTCTTTGAGGAAATTTACTCATGAAAATAGTGATTTTGAAAGGCTTGCTACCATTGAAGTTGATGTTGTTGCTAAAGAAATAGTTCAGGCACAGGCAAGGTATAATGAAATGATTAGTGAAAAAGCCAATGAAGTAATTATTAAATGGGCTAAACAGGAAGGACTTTCTGCTGATTATGATTTTTATGTACCTGTACATAATGAGCCACAACCTGCAATTCAACTTCCTCAGGCAGCAGGTAATCCGCCAATGCAGAGGCAGAATTATGAACCTTACAGAGATGCAGGTTTTAAAGAGACAACAAGCGACAGAAACATAGGCTATATAATAATAGCCATTATGAAAATCCTGTGGCTTATTGCAAAATGTAGTCAGGAATAA
- a CDS encoding tetratricopeptide repeat protein gives MGISTYEVMYIQALDNYPFNVEECIEKLQYVIAADDEHAGAHCLMGLIYEEQLKDYKQAEYYYRMALYLDRDYFPVYSHLAGLLINLGRLEEALAIIDAGLWAPGIDKASMFYYKGLLYEKFEMYATAIQYYTDAKKVCLNNSFMDTMDEHIKRVKTKKGMDKKSEKNKSDKKQEKKKKQESS, from the coding sequence ATGGGAATTAGTACCTATGAAGTGATGTATATCCAGGCATTGGATAATTACCCTTTTAATGTGGAAGAATGCATAGAAAAACTGCAGTATGTAATTGCAGCCGATGATGAGCACGCGGGAGCGCATTGCCTTATGGGGCTTATTTATGAAGAGCAGTTAAAAGATTATAAGCAAGCCGAATACTATTACAGGATGGCATTGTACCTTGATAGGGATTATTTTCCGGTATACAGTCATTTAGCGGGGCTTTTAATAAATTTGGGAAGGCTCGAAGAAGCACTCGCCATTATAGATGCGGGATTATGGGCTCCCGGTATCGATAAAGCCTCTATGTTTTATTATAAAGGTTTGTTGTATGAAAAGTTTGAGATGTATGCTACAGCAATACAGTATTATACGGATGCTAAAAAGGTATGTCTCAATAATAGTTTTATGGATACTATGGATGAACACATAAAAAGAGTTAAAACCAAAAAAGGAATGGATAAAAAGTCTGAAAAAAACAAATCGGACAAAAAGCAGGAAAAGAAGAAAAAACAAGAATCTTCCTGA
- a CDS encoding metallophosphoesterase family protein, whose product MSRTLVIGDIHGAYRALEQILERAAVTENDRLIFLGDYVDGWGQSPEVIDFLIQLKQKYHCIFMRGNHDDLLLKWLVTGQHTEQWFMHGGQVTTASYLKVNEEKKQLHILFLESLEDYYLDEDNRLFVHAGFTNLNGVKHEYFSKMFYWERTLWETALALDKSMDPNDPLYPKRFTLYKEIFIGHTPVTRIGETTPINKANVWNVDTGAAFKGPLTILDADTKEYWQSDPVYKLYPEENGRN is encoded by the coding sequence ATGAGCAGAACACTTGTAATTGGGGACATCCACGGTGCTTACAGGGCACTGGAACAAATACTGGAACGCGCGGCGGTAACCGAAAATGACCGTCTTATTTTTTTAGGCGATTATGTAGACGGATGGGGGCAATCTCCTGAAGTTATAGATTTTCTTATTCAGCTAAAGCAAAAATACCATTGCATTTTTATGAGGGGTAATCATGACGACCTCCTTTTAAAATGGCTGGTTACAGGGCAACATACCGAACAGTGGTTTATGCATGGCGGACAGGTAACGACCGCTTCATACCTTAAGGTAAATGAGGAAAAGAAACAGCTGCACATACTTTTTCTGGAAAGTCTGGAAGATTACTATCTTGATGAAGACAATCGTCTTTTTGTGCATGCAGGATTCACCAACCTTAATGGCGTAAAGCACGAATACTTCAGTAAAATGTTCTATTGGGAAAGGACGCTTTGGGAAACCGCACTGGCATTAGATAAGTCTATGGATCCGAATGACCCACTTTATCCAAAACGTTTCACTCTGTATAAAGAAATTTTTATAGGCCATACACCGGTAACCCGTATAGGTGAAACCACTCCTATAAACAAGGCCAATGTTTGGAACGTTGATACCGGAGCCGCATTTAAGGGTCCGCTTACCATACTGGATGCCGACACTAAGGAATATTGGCAGAGTGACCCGGTATATAAACTCTATCCTGAGGAAAACGGGAGGAATTAA
- a CDS encoding T9SS-dependent choice-of-anchor J family protein: protein MKTKILTLFLAISLGCFAQTDVEGFEGDFPPPGWTINQSNSGWIKTWQQSFYDFFLFPPYEGDYAAFMDRENVYDPDGPAVDWLITPLKTVSGDSPVVHFYSRLTLQGDQGNVYRLMISTDSDPFNIDAYATLKQWSEFEINPVQAEYNEIYVPVPLEFVGQQVYYAFVMSTDNGDRWLIDNVSFEEDYCGLPTNLNAVTTTPNSATLSWTGGNESLWEVELLGSDEVPANEGVLVNQNSYTVDGLAAGNYKFYVRAVCSETNIGLWSGPYNFELYNGIEGVVSFDSDKDKECDSGLEGAEVILTINDGEQQYTTYTDNTGYYSFYPLFYNSANVSISVIAPQNFKEIDPVTMFVDFNEQPDVNIDMCFNKVRPIPCFVDLTKSINQGNAVQLSLYPNPVTDMLYFNIQNNEQLKAVEVYDVNGKLCFKQDNLQGSIDVQSLRSGFYFIRLTTETMTINKRFIKK, encoded by the coding sequence ATGAAAACAAAAATCCTTACCTTATTTCTGGCGATTTCGCTGGGATGTTTTGCACAAACTGATGTTGAAGGCTTTGAAGGCGATTTTCCTCCTCCCGGATGGACTATTAATCAAAGCAACTCCGGATGGATAAAAACCTGGCAGCAGAGTTTTTATGACTTCTTTCTTTTCCCTCCTTATGAAGGCGATTACGCAGCTTTTATGGATCGTGAAAATGTTTACGACCCTGATGGCCCGGCAGTAGATTGGCTTATAACTCCATTAAAAACAGTTTCGGGAGACAGCCCTGTTGTACATTTTTATTCCAGACTTACTCTTCAGGGAGATCAGGGAAATGTGTATAGACTTATGATAAGTACTGATTCTGATCCTTTTAATATTGATGCGTATGCTACATTAAAGCAATGGTCGGAATTTGAAATCAATCCGGTACAAGCTGAGTATAATGAAATATATGTACCTGTGCCTTTAGAATTTGTAGGGCAACAGGTTTATTATGCTTTTGTTATGTCTACAGATAATGGAGACAGATGGTTAATAGATAATGTGTCTTTTGAGGAAGATTATTGCGGACTGCCTACTAACCTTAATGCGGTTACTACAACCCCTAACTCTGCTACTTTAAGTTGGACAGGAGGAAATGAGTCACTTTGGGAAGTTGAGCTTCTGGGTTCAGATGAAGTACCTGCTAATGAAGGGGTGCTGGTAAATCAAAATTCGTATACTGTTGACGGATTGGCTGCCGGGAATTATAAGTTTTATGTAAGAGCTGTATGTTCTGAAACAAACATAGGCTTGTGGTCAGGACCGTACAATTTTGAATTGTATAATGGTATTGAAGGTGTTGTAAGTTTTGACAGTGATAAAGACAAAGAATGCGACAGCGGACTGGAAGGTGCTGAGGTAATACTGACCATAAATGATGGCGAACAGCAATATACTACTTATACAGATAATACGGGGTATTACAGTTTTTATCCGTTATTCTATAATTCAGCAAATGTAAGTATAAGTGTTATAGCTCCGCAAAATTTTAAAGAGATAGATCCGGTAACAATGTTTGTTGACTTTAATGAACAGCCGGATGTAAATATCGATATGTGTTTTAATAAAGTAAGGCCTATACCTTGTTTTGTTGATTTAACAAAAAGTATAAATCAGGGTAATGCTGTTCAGCTTTCTTTATATCCTAACCCTGTAACAGACATGCTATATTTTAACATCCAAAATAATGAGCAACTAAAAGCTGTTGAAGTGTATGATGTAAACGGTAAACTTTGTTTTAAACAAGATAATTTACAGGGGAGTATAGATGTACAGTCCCTTAGATCAGGCTTTTATTTTATAAGGCTCACAACCGAAACAATGACGATAAATAAGAGGTTTATCAAGAAATAA
- a CDS encoding T9SS-dependent choice-of-anchor J family protein codes for MKRKLLTAFLGLSLSCYAQSPYVESFEGDVFPPDGWNVYDNGIGTDFDWKHGDQILFGTPVYEGYHSAYVNLFAPESGTAQDWLVTPVVNIASGMSLQFKSSYLDFGPEGGTCSVRVCPADADPSVLSNYTIVQVVDPLGEIFTDVQVYFPETMEGQDFYIAFVTEINSGEDGNTWIIDNVALVGACPQPYNLAVATTGDSAELSWTAWGETAQWEIEVLPLDAAPTGEGVIVDENTYTVTDLDMGEYRFYVRSICSEALQSSWAGPFYFDILNGFNGVVNYDSEGDSVCDTPLPGAEVIITIGDEQYSVYTDEQGHFNFYNIAAETATVTVNVNAVGFNNVPALVEEFDFAEEDLTLNVCLEQPEAVTDLSITLIPVNQARPGFVANYQLLVKNNGSVAISTATATVQFDDVKLEFDSSPNSYTLNDDIVSFDLMNLAPYSTQYIPVSFSVMPPPENIGGEEISFDSNVTVPENENTPADNSAVLYQTIVNSYDPNDITVHEGEYISMEQAQGYLHYTIRFQNTGTADAVNIRLENILDDNFDWSTFEPLASSHAYTVIRQENELEFKFDNIHLPDSTTDEPGSHGFVTYRVKPLSEVEDGDEFNSIADIYFDFNPAIITNTAHTEIALVGVEQFNTVKFILYPNPVTERLYITSQSGENIIYAEVYDINGKLCFKQDSLQGSIDVQSLNSGFYFIKLTTETTTLNYKFIKK; via the coding sequence ATGAAAAGAAAACTCCTTACCGCTTTCTTAGGGTTGTCCCTAAGTTGTTATGCCCAGTCTCCTTATGTTGAAAGTTTCGAGGGCGATGTTTTTCCACCAGATGGCTGGAATGTTTATGATAATGGTATTGGTACTGATTTTGACTGGAAGCACGGTGATCAAATACTATTTGGTACACCTGTGTATGAAGGTTACCATTCTGCTTACGTTAACTTATTTGCTCCGGAATCAGGCACTGCACAAGACTGGCTTGTTACTCCGGTTGTTAATATTGCTTCAGGAATGTCTTTGCAGTTTAAATCATCGTATCTTGATTTTGGCCCAGAAGGAGGGACTTGTTCTGTAAGAGTATGTCCTGCAGATGCAGATCCTTCTGTATTATCTAATTATACTATAGTTCAGGTAGTGGATCCACTAGGAGAAATTTTTACTGATGTCCAGGTTTATTTCCCCGAAACTATGGAAGGACAGGACTTTTATATTGCATTTGTTACTGAAATAAACTCAGGAGAAGATGGTAACACGTGGATTATAGATAACGTAGCTTTAGTGGGAGCATGTCCGCAACCTTATAATCTTGCGGTGGCAACTACAGGTGATTCGGCAGAACTTTCCTGGACAGCCTGGGGTGAAACTGCTCAATGGGAAATTGAGGTATTGCCTTTAGATGCTGCACCTACGGGTGAAGGGGTTATCGTTGATGAAAATACTTATACGGTTACTGATCTTGATATGGGTGAGTATAGGTTTTATGTAAGGTCAATATGCTCTGAAGCGTTGCAGAGTTCATGGGCTGGCCCGTTCTATTTTGATATTTTAAACGGATTTAACGGAGTGGTAAATTACGATAGTGAAGGAGATAGTGTATGTGATACACCTCTTCCCGGCGCAGAAGTGATTATAACCATAGGTGATGAACAATATTCTGTTTATACAGATGAGCAAGGTCATTTTAATTTTTATAATATAGCTGCTGAGACAGCAACAGTAACTGTTAATGTAAATGCTGTTGGGTTTAATAATGTTCCTGCTTTAGTAGAAGAATTTGATTTTGCCGAAGAAGATTTAACTTTAAACGTATGCCTAGAACAACCTGAAGCAGTTACAGATTTAAGCATTACACTTATACCTGTTAATCAGGCAAGGCCCGGGTTTGTAGCCAATTATCAGTTATTGGTAAAAAATAATGGTTCTGTAGCAATATCAACTGCTACGGCTACAGTTCAATTTGACGATGTTAAGCTGGAGTTTGATAGCTCACCTAATTCATATACCCTAAATGATGATATTGTAAGTTTTGATCTGATGAATTTAGCTCCTTATTCAACGCAGTATATCCCGGTTAGTTTTTCGGTAATGCCTCCTCCTGAAAATATAGGTGGCGAAGAAATCAGTTTTGATTCTAATGTAACGGTTCCTGAAAATGAAAATACACCTGCTGATAACAGTGCTGTTTTATATCAGACTATAGTAAATTCTTATGATCCTAACGATATAACAGTACATGAAGGAGAATACATTTCTATGGAGCAGGCTCAGGGTTATCTGCATTATACTATTCGTTTTCAAAATACGGGTACGGCAGATGCTGTAAATATCAGGCTTGAAAATATCCTTGATGATAATTTTGACTGGAGTACATTTGAGCCTTTAGCATCGAGCCATGCTTATACGGTTATAAGACAGGAAAATGAACTGGAATTTAAGTTTGATAATATTCATCTTCCTGACAGCACTACAGACGAACCGGGCAGTCATGGTTTTGTTACCTATAGGGTTAAACCTTTGAGTGAAGTAGAGGATGGAGATGAATTTAATAGTATCGCTGATATTTATTTTGATTTTAACCCTGCTATAATAACCAATACAGCCCATACTGAAATAGCTCTTGTAGGTGTTGAGCAATTTAATACCGTTAAGTTTATACTATATCCTAATCCGGTAACAGAAAGGTTATACATAACTTCACAAAGCGGAGAGAATATTATTTATGCTGAGGTATATGATATAAACGGAAAGCTTTGCTTTAAACAGGATAGTTTACAGGGTAGTATAGATGTACAATCGCTTAATTCCGGTTTTTATTTTATAAAACTCACAACAGAAACAACAACACTAAACTATAAGTTTATTAAGAAATAA
- a CDS encoding ATP-binding protein, whose protein sequence is MINKRLLIKNLLAHNDESSFYDKKRQLNLHTKEGKAKFVKHICALSNSNPSNNSYIVVGVEDHDNEISGTDFYDDSRIQNLVNAFLENPPRIQYENVPFPHLPKDKVVGLVTIKPNNKISYFKKNIYTIPGGTVFIRLGSNSTPVEEVPSLNYQNTATVIDIENNSRNSIAHTLEGVLDFLNTRHKDMTSGYKVFKELFIVCWAGNKKVVKGKTYYSRVDIELINEQVKLFYSALDEVSIDYTDDTFSITEYVSLGLNDKTSYYPLEEVSIHFHDNGYYKIDSNLLFDPPQYNRKMMYHIYNSNLSLLHKLEKGTPLSEREKRDMTNLPSTFMICYLNGFEDAKQKLIDAKALLKAHEDPAVYISFKEVMRVLRKMKYA, encoded by the coding sequence ATGATTAATAAGCGCCTTCTTATCAAAAATCTGCTTGCTCACAATGATGAGAGCAGTTTTTATGATAAGAAGCGCCAGCTTAATCTGCATACTAAAGAAGGAAAGGCAAAATTTGTTAAGCACATCTGTGCGCTTTCAAATTCCAATCCCTCTAACAATTCTTATATTGTTGTGGGTGTTGAGGACCATGACAATGAAATATCGGGTACTGATTTCTATGATGACAGCCGTATACAAAACCTGGTCAATGCGTTTTTAGAAAACCCACCAAGAATACAGTATGAGAATGTTCCTTTTCCTCATTTACCAAAAGACAAGGTAGTAGGACTGGTAACCATCAAGCCGAACAACAAGATCTCTTATTTCAAAAAGAATATCTATACCATACCGGGCGGTACTGTATTTATTCGTTTAGGAAGTAATTCTACTCCTGTTGAAGAAGTCCCTTCTCTAAATTACCAGAATACCGCTACGGTTATTGATATAGAAAACAATTCCCGTAACAGTATAGCCCATACGCTTGAAGGCGTGCTGGATTTTTTAAATACCCGACATAAGGACATGACCTCGGGTTATAAAGTGTTTAAGGAACTGTTTATTGTATGCTGGGCAGGTAATAAGAAAGTGGTTAAGGGAAAAACATATTACTCCCGTGTGGATATAGAGCTTATTAATGAGCAGGTAAAGTTGTTTTATTCTGCCTTAGATGAAGTAAGCATTGATTATACAGATGATACTTTTTCCATTACCGAATACGTATCGTTAGGCCTTAATGACAAGACCAGTTATTATCCGCTGGAAGAGGTAAGCATCCATTTTCACGACAATGGTTATTACAAAATAGATTCAAACCTTTTGTTTGACCCTCCACAGTATAACCGTAAAATGATGTATCATATTTACAACTCCAATCTTTCCCTGTTGCATAAACTGGAAAAGGGCACACCATTATCGGAAAGGGAAAAACGTGATATGACGAACCTGCCTTCTACTTTTATGATTTGTTACCTTAACGGTTTTGAAGATGCAAAACAAAAGCTAATAGACGCAAAAGCACTCTTAAAAGCTCATGAAGACCCTGCCGTATATATATCCTTTAAAGAAGTAATGCGCGTACTGCGCAAAATGAAATATGCATAA